Sequence from the Cucumis sativus cultivar 9930 chromosome 1, Cucumber_9930_V3, whole genome shotgun sequence genome:
AAAGACACATTTTCGTTCTCATTCCAAGAGTTATTATGAATAggaaaattcatatttatcaaCTTCTAATGAATTATATACTAATTTAAACTCATATACTTCTGTGTAGGAGGAAATTGAGAGGGTGTTGGATAAATTTAGTCAATTAGATAGAATGGTGTGAGCTTTcaaagggttttttttaattaatataaatatttgtctatttttgtgatttggaAGGAATGTGATTCATTTTCACCTATTTCTTTACAAGAGAGAGTGAGCAAAGActataaaaacaatgaaagaGCGATGAGCACGACACACCTAGATTGAAACATCAATCCACGTgcataaacttttatttttgtaatatcaCTCAAATATAACGagaacttttcatttttttagaaaatagatgGTACTttattagtgttttttttaaaaaaaattgataaataattaaagatcaaaattaagtctataaatgcttttttttcatatttgttattttgatgtcTACTTGTTTttacaaatgttttaaaaacaataagaaagaaagtacttttaaaaatttgtattatttgacCAAAACCAACGCTGATTTTGTAATATAGAATGAGCGTggttaaatataatttttgtaatttagaaggAGTGGGGTTAAATTATTGTTGAGTGGGTCAACAAAAGCACTTAGAAGAACAACCGCGTAGCAGGCCTTTTTAActttagaagaagatgattccCCAAACCACAGCATTATGGAACCACTTTTACATAACCAGCTGTATACAACATTCCCAATGGCGGCACCCTCACGAACCTTCCTTCTCTTCCTCATCCCTATCCCTCCCTTCCTATATAAATCCTCCTtcccccttcttcttctcatccGAActtccatctccatcttcagCTTATACCAATGGCTTCTTCCTCTGTTTTCTCAACCACTCTCTTCCTTTCTCTACTCTTCACCTCTTTCTTCCTCCCCTCCTCTGCTTCTAACTTCCACCAATCAACTGACATTACCTGGGGTGATGGTCGTGCTCAGATCCTCAACAATGGCGaccttctctctctttccctcGACAAGGCCTCCGGCTCTGGCTTTCAGTCAAGAAATGAGTATCTCTATGGAAAAATCGATATGCAAATCAAGCTCGTTCCTGGCAATTCCGCCGGCACTGTCACTGCCTACTAcgtaagtttttatttaaatcagtTCCCCTGCTTCTACTCCTGTTTTTTGTCTTCTTGATTCTTACGGAactttttgtgattttttagTTGCGGTCTGAAGGGTCAACTTGGGATGAAATCGACTTCGAGTTTTTGGGTAATCTGAGCGGCGATCCTTACACTGTTCATACCAATGTCTTCAGCCAAGGAAAAGGAAACAGAGAGCAACAGTTCCATCTATGGTTTGACCCAACTGCCGATTTCCACACCTATTCAATTCTCTGGAATCCCCAACGCATTGTGTAAGTTCAATTCCAATCATAAAATCAAGCTCCCGCACTCAAAATCGAAATCGAAATTGAAAATTCCTCTGTGTTTGATTTACAGCTTCTACGTGGACGGAACACCCATCAGAGAGTTCAAGAACATGGAATCAATCGGCGTTGCCTTCCCCAAAAATCAACCAATGAGGCTTCAATCCAGTCTATGGAACGCCGACGACTGGGCAACAAGAGGTGGATTAATTAAAACCGATTGGACTCAAGCTCCGTTCACCGCATCATACAGAAACTTCAATGAGAACGCCTGCATTTGGTCATCAGGACAGTCTTCTTGTGGCTCCAATTCCTCACCGGCCGCCAGCGACAAGCCGTGGTACTCTCAGGAGTTGGATACCGATAGCGAAGGAAAGCTGAAGTGGGTTCAAAAGAACTACATGATCTACAATTACTGCACTGACGTTAACCGATTTCCTCAGGGCTTGCCACCGGAGTGCAATGGCACTGCCTAAGTTTGAgttattcttaatttattattcttttattgttaCTTTTCTTGGCCAGTATTCATTTCTATTGTATGTAATATGTATACACTCACCACCTTTGAATGTTGAACGCAtcatttattgaataatttacGTTGaggtttgaatttttcttataaatttcattttctattgggAATATATTGTCCGAGTCTATTTtggattaattttattaagagGTTAGGTTGAGTATAAATGATTAGGTTAAGTTATTACATCTTaggtttataaaattttgctacatttattattaatcctatatatctaaaatatttggaaataaGTGATGGATTAGACCAatacaaatgaaatttttaattaataaaatcataaatatttggttataaatgtttttcttttctttataaatcTTGCATTAGGTAAGAGCTATATCAAACATAATTGAAGTTTGAAGAgttaagattaaaaatttaagaagcATGTAGATACAATAACAACCATGTAAACATGAATCTAGAAGTTCATTAATCGtcaaaacattaaatttgtaatttagtttagttttcaatattggtaagaataataaaataaagagaatgaattcatattttgttaatagtGATTATAtagctttatttatttattttaatacgAGAGATTATAGAGCTATTACTTAATTAGGGATATTTgcaggaaaagaaaattttgagctAGGTGAAAAGTGGAAGAAGAGATTGGGCCCAGAAAGTGGTTACGGGcttaaaatgaaatgttttgaTCCATTAGCCTCCTATTTCCTTCATTTCGGCCCAAAATGTCACTTTATTGAGATGGGCTGGGCTGATACTTGGGAACTTTTTTTTAGGgatatttgaatattaaatacattgttcaaaaacttatttttttagggATACTTGGGaacttttcatttgttttattttattatttgaaatatactGACATAATGAAGGTTAATATCACACatttatattacatatatactaatatttataaaatattgcaGTATGTTATGATATATAGTATAATATACCATAATGTATATTGGAGGCATAaatgtgatatatttttatcaacaataCCGTAGTATTTATTGTATGTAATAATACCCTTTctgttttaatatatttataggtACCGTTTTGCATATGCTGATTGTATACGATGGTCATTTTAATGAAAGAGACAATTATGTTAATTACCAACCTACTAAGATTGCATTCGCAATGTAACAAGTGACAAACtactattatttatgttttaaaatattctaattattattttggtatgAGTAACGGACAAAGAAGTATAGAGATACATACATCTTTGGGATGCACCTTAAtatattctcaatttcaatATGCTATTTTGTAAGTGTGACACCCATATTTGATATtctatttcataattattgGATGTTAGgaaagctttttttttaaaaaaaaaattaagtgtgTCGTTATAAAGTATATGGGTAATGTATTAAGAGATTTCAAATGCGATCTATGAAAAGTTTCGAGGgcactattttttcttaaaatttgtaaacaaaCATTCTACGTGTCTCTAAAAGGATGGTccttaacattttaaaagtggatattattttcctttatcGTCAATATCGCTATGCAATGAACAACAAAATTGTCTCCgtcacatttttttctttgtagtcATGCACCATTAAgcgaagaagaaagaagagtaGTATGAGAACGACAATTAACAAATCCtcttaatattatattcaCCAAGGAGTACTTAAACAACAGATACAACTCGAAAGAGTGAGAGCAGGTGTGatgaaaaatttatgaaacgaaaggatgaagaagaaagaaaagattatattaatttcatcCAATAAAGGATGACCAAATCAAATTATGAAAGctgtttcaaaatttcaaactttacaGATGAAAATTTGTGAGAAAAAGAGGGATTGCTCTTCATCATCAACCAAGATCCGATCATAAACAACCTACAATTAATAATAGATTAAGCATAGGATATGACATTATTGGATTCTCTTCAAAATGTATtgaattaaaaaccaaatacaaCGAGGTTTATTTTGTCCTACTTGACTCTGTCGTGGCCATTATTCTACTACACGCTTTCAGATCTCATCATACCAACATTGTGTGGCTTTCACGTTGTCACTTCATGGCTCACAATATCTTATCCACACAacaacattatttatataatacaaaCACACTAAACAATTAcctctctttcttcatctccTAATACCTTCCTTCCCACTTCAATCATGGAAAACAATACATGTTTagtttcttctccttcttcaaaGTTAGCAATTCATGTGTTCTTTGTTTGTGCTGTGTTCATCATGTTTAGCTCTTCCATGGTTTCCTCTGCCAACTTCTTGACGGACATTGGCCACACATGGGGTGGAGGTGACAGAATTCAAATACTCAACAATGGTGAAGGCATTGCTGTCTCCCTCGACGAAACCTCCTGCTCTGGATTCCAATCTCGAGACCAATATCTCTATGCCAAGATTGATTTGCAAATCAAACTTGTGTCTGGAAACTCCGCTGG
This genomic interval carries:
- the XTH3 gene encoding probable xyloglucan endotransglucosylase/hydrolase protein 23-like precursor translates to MASSSVFSTTLFLSLLFTSFFLPSSASNFHQSTDITWGDGRAQILNNGDLLSLSLDKASGSGFQSRNEYLYGKIDMQIKLVPGNSAGTVTAYYLRSEGSTWDEIDFEFLGNLSGDPYTVHTNVFSQGKGNREQQFHLWFDPTADFHTYSILWNPQRIVFYVDGTPIREFKNMESIGVAFPKNQPMRLQSSLWNADDWATRGGLIKTDWTQAPFTASYRNFNENACIWSSGQSSCGSNSSPAASDKPWYSQELDTDSEGKLKWVQKNYMIYNYCTDVNRFPQGLPPECNGTA